TTGAGGAGCGAGGAGTCGCTCGCGGTGAGCAGGTGCGGCCGGAAGACCGAGTTGTTGGCGGTGTCGAGCGCGACGACGATGTTCACGCTGCCGTTCGCCGGGTCGACGAACCACTCGGGCGCCCAGGTGCGGGCCAGACCGGGCGTCGGGAGGGTGTGGTTCGCGACGAACTGCCAGCTCGTACGGTCCTTGCTGCGCGCGAACCCGATCGTGTTCCCGGTCCAGTTGGTGGTGTAGACGATCCAGTAGTACCCGTCGGAGTGCTTGATGAGCGACGGGTCGCGGATCAGGCCGGCGGGCGGGGTGTAGGCCGGTCCCTTCAGCAGGGAGTACGTCAGCGCGTCGGCGGACTCGTAGACGTACAGGTTGCTTTCGCTGCTGTTGGTGAACGCCGTCATCGTG
Above is a genomic segment from Streptomyces sp. R21 containing:
- a CDS encoding glycoside hydrolase family 43 protein yields the protein MTAFTNSSESNLYVYESADALTYSLLKGPAYTPPAGLIRDPSLIKHSDGYYWIVYTTNWTGNTIGFARSKDRTSWQFVANHTLPTPGLARTWAPEWFVDPANGSVNIVVALDTANNSVFRPHLLTASDSSLLNWSLPKPLSGLDNANYIDTFVVRHGGKYHAITKQETTKYLEHAVADRLAGPYTFTGTGDWAGWGSWREGPALVRLDNGGWRIYFDGYAEKKYYYSDSLDGLRTWTPIRALPGLSGFARHFTVLKESV